A stretch of the Lactuca sativa cultivar Salinas chromosome 9, Lsat_Salinas_v11, whole genome shotgun sequence genome encodes the following:
- the LOC111885551 gene encoding glutamate receptor 1.3-like — MESWVGKIVYGCITQAISDFYTENPHYRTRIVFTKRDTQGETLRALSAALDLLENSKVKAIIGPESTAQARFLEVLGDKANVPILSFSTTPFSNQNPYFLRIAEDETTQFKGIAAMVESFEAKNVIVICEDTTDGREMAAYMFSAFQEKGIQVKHTSLISTSASKEQVGKDLHKLQTMQTMVFVVHTQPSLTAHLFSRAKELGMMGEGYMWIITSKTTNLLNSMDAEAIKSMQGAVGFRSYFPASRKLHNFASKWREEHYALNPFKEFKEVDSYGIWAYDAVYALATAVEWVKTKEFVSKDLDIVGTSLLDEMLRLNFQSLGGEFRLLNGRTISKAMEVVNVIGKGDRRVGFWMMANGGEFVKEIGKPNSSSNHGLESIIWPGGSETSPKRRMLQTNDKKLRILVPDFATFPNLLQLTVDPITNLSGVSGFCGDVFNAAFNALDYGVGVEIIPLPYKDGMSYDDVIEKISLKEYDAAVGDITITANRSLYVDFTLPFTDLGIGTLVHNSKKSTWIFLDPLSADLWITSACFFLFLGFVIWFIEHRTNEEFQGSARQQFGTTLWFSFSTLVYAHREKLQSNLSRFVVTVWVFVVLVLTSSYTATLSSLLTVQQIGMNQISIGFLGVSPLGGLVFNKLNFGGPKIEKLYSPEAYAKALTSESVDAIINEILYLKTVIAMYPSSDLSLIATASTTNGFGFVFQKDSPLAGEMSTEIAKMRQDGTLKTLEDKWLKRDSGHAVIPKDFSSPSPKILNLYGFRGLFLISGGTMAFSLLVSMVRLFRENLHVKIMMQILRCILRST; from the exons ATGGAATCATGGGTAGGGAAGATCGTTTATGGTTGCATTACCCAGGCTATCTCTGACTTTTACACCGAAAATCCTCACTATAGAACAAGGATAGTTTTTACGAAGAGGGATACTCAAGGAGAAACACTGCGTGCGTTATCTGCTG CTCTGGATCTTTTGGAAAATAGTAAAGTGAAAGCGATAATAGGTCCAGAATCAACAGCCCAAGCAAGATTCTTGGAGGTTTTGGGAGACAAAGCCAATGTGCCCATTCTTTCATTTTCAACAACTCCCTTTTCGAATCAGAATCCTTACTTTCTTCGAATTGCAGAAGATGAAACCACTCAGTTCAAAGGCATTGCTGCCATGGTTGAATCATTTGAGGCCAAGAACGTGATTGTTATCTGTGAGGACACTACAGATGGAAGAGAAATGGCTGCTTATATGTTTAGTGCATTTCAAGAGAAAGGCATACAAGTTAAGCATACTAGCCTAATTTCGACCTCTGCCAGCAAAGAGCAAGTCGGGAAAGACCTTCACAAGCTTCAAACCATGCAAACCATGGTGTTTGTCGTCCACACACAGCCTTCTCTAACAGCCCATCTTTTTTCCAGGGCAAAAGAGTTGGGCATGATGGGTGAAGGATACATGTGGATCATAACAAGTAAGACTACCAACTTGTTGAATTCCATGGATGCTGAAGCAATCAAATCGATGCAGGGGGCTGTGGGTTTCAGATCGTATTTTCCAGCATCAAGAAAGCTTCACAACTTTGCTTCAAAATGGAGGGAGGAACATTATGCTTTAAACCCTTTTAAGGAGTTTAAGGAGGTAGATTCTTATGGGATATGGGCATATGATGCAGTTTACGCGCTAGCCACTGCTGTCGAGTGGGTAAAAACTAAAGAATTTGTTTCGAAAGACTTGGATATCGTTGGCACATCACTTTTGGATGAGATGTTAAGACTCAACTTCCAAAGTTTAGGTGGTGAATTCAGGCTTCTGAATGGGAGAACCATCTCCAAAGCCATGGAAGTTGTAAATGTGATTGGTAAGGGTGATAGGAGGGTTGGATTCTGGATGATGGCTAATGGTGGTGAGTTTGTGAAGGAAATTGGAAAACCAAATTCTTCTTCAAATCATGGCCTGGAAAGTATCATATGGCCGGGCGGGTCTGAAACTTCACCAAAGCGTAGGATGTTACAAACCAATGACAAGAAGCTGAGGATTCTGGTTCCAGATTTTGCCACATTCCCAAATTTGTTACAACTGACTGTTGATCCCATAACAAATCTATCGGGTGTCAGTGGCTTTTGTGGGGATGTTTTCAATGCTGCATTTAATGCCTTGGATTATGGCGTAGGCGTTGAGATTATTCCGCTCCCTTATAAGGATGGAATGAGTTATGATGATGTTATTGAAAAAATCTCTCTTAAAGAATATGATGCTGCGGTTGGGGATATAACGATCACAGCAAATAGGTCTCTCTATGTCGACTTCACATTGCCCTTCACTGATCTGGGAATCGGGACACTAGTCCACAACTCCAAGAAAAGCACATGGATCTTCTTGGATCCTCTTAGTGCAGATCTTTGGATCACAAGTGCTTGTTTCTTTCTCTTTTTAGGGTTTGTCATTTGGTTTATCGAACATCGTACAAACGAAGAATTTCAAGGTTCAGCAAGACAGCAATTTGGAACAACCCTCTGGTTTTCCTTTTCAACCCTTGTTTATGCTCACA GGGAGAAACTGCAAAGTAATCTATCAAGATTCGTGGTCACGGTTTGGGTTTTCGTAGTGCTTGTGCTCACATCAAGTTACACTGCAACTTTGAGTTCACTTTTAACTGTACAACAGATTGGAATGAATCAGATATCTATCGGATTCCTGGGTGTTTCTCCATTAGGAGGACTTGTCTTTAACAAACTGAACTTTGGTGGCCCAAAAATTGAGAAACTATATTCACCTGAGGCCTATGCTAAAGCATTAACAAGTGAAAGTGTTGATGCAATCATCAATGAGATCCTTTACCTCAAAACAGTCATTGCAATGTATCCTTCTTCTGATCTCTCCTTGATCGCAACAGCATCCACTACTAATGGTTTTGGCTTT GTGTTCCAAAAAGATTCACCTTTGGCCGGAGAGATGTCGACTGAGATAGCGAAGATGCGTCAAGATGGGACTTTGAAAACTTTAGAGGATAAATGGTTAAAACGTGATTCTGGGCATGCAGTGATCCCAAAGGATTTTTCTTCCCCTTCGCCAAAAATCTTGAATCTTTATGGGTTTAGGGGTCTCTTTCTTATAAGTGGTGGGACGATGGCATTTTCCCTTTTGGTGTCCATGGTTCGTCTTTTTCGTGAAAACTTACATGTCAAAATTATGATGCAGATATTGAGGTGCATCTTAAGATCCACATAG
- the LOC111885550 gene encoding glutamate receptor 1.3-like: MSSYAFPICLIMYLFRQDSVSICTLVKVLLCLADEPRAAGNLSTVLPMSNYCRLFGILILMLLSFQSLLTAHATSIFLKSLKLQSNGKKLRILVPDFGTFPNLVQLTIDPRTNESSASGFCWDVFNAAFKAIDYGVGVEIIPYPYKDGRSYNDLIDKVSLMEYDAAIGDITITANRSLYVDFTLPFTDLGIGTLAQNSKKNIWIFLDPLSADLWTISACFFLFLGFVIWFIEHRTNEEFQGSPTQQIGTTLWFAFSTLVYAHREKLQSNLSRFVVTVWVFVVLVLTSSYTATLSSLLTVQQIELNERSIGFQGLSNIGGVVYNNLNLADTKFETLYTPEAYVNALTSGSVDAIVDEILYLKSVLAIYPAADFSLIATASTTNGFGFVFQKGSPMAGEMSIEITKMREEGTLKALEDKWLNRESAVTLKDFSSPSPKILNLYGLRGLFLISGVSMALALLVSTVGPVSKKWNIKNKMKILRCILIRSPEIHADSDVESTV; this comes from the exons ATGAGTTCGTATGCGTTTCCTATTTGTTTAATTATGTACTTGTTTCGACAGGACTCCGTTTCTATATGCACTCTTGTAAAAGTTTTACTGTGTCTTGCTGATGAACCCAGGGCTGCAGGAAACTTAAGCACTGTGTTGCCAATGTCGAATTATTGCAGGTTATTTGGAATTCTAATATTGATGTTGCTTAGCTTTCAAAGCCTTTTAACAGCACATGCGACTTCAATCTTTTTAAAAAGTTTGAAGCTACAATCGAATGGCAAGAAGCTGAGAATTCTCGTTCCAGATTTCGGCACATTCCCGAATTTGGTACAACTTACTATTGATCCAAGAACAAATGAATCGAGTGCGAGTGGATTCTGTTGGGATGTTTTCAATGCTGCATTCAAGGCCATAGACTATGGAGTAGGGGTTGAGATTATTCCATACCCTTATAAGGATGGACGTAGTTACAATGATTTAATCGACAAAGTCTCTCTTATGGAATATGATGCTGCTATTGGGGATATAACCATCACAGCAAATAGATCTCTTTATGTTGACTTCACATTGCCCTTTACTGATCTGGGAATAGGCACACTAGCCCAAAACTCCAAGAAAAACATCTGGATCTTCTTAGATCCTCTTAGTGCAGATCTTTGGACCATAAGTGCTTGTTTCTTTCTCTTTTTGGGATTTGTTATTTGGTTTATTGAACATCGTACCAACGAAGAATTTCAAGGTTCACCAACGCAGCAAATCGGAACAACTCTCTGGTTTGCGTTTTCGACCCTTGTTTATGCTCACA GGGAGAAGCTGCAAAGTAATCTATCAAGATTCGTGGTTACTGTTTGGGTTTTCGTAGTGCTTGTTCTCACGTCAAGTTACACTGCAACATTGAGTTCACTTTTAACAGTACAACAGATTGAACTGAATGAGAGGTCTATCGGATTCCAGGGTCTTTCGAACATAGGAGGAGTTGTCTATAACAATTTGAACTTAGCAGACACCAAATTTGAGACGCTATATACACCCGAGGCCTACGTCAATGCATTAACAAGTGGAAGCGTTGATGCAATCGTTGACGAGATCCTTTATCTCAAATCAGTCCTTGCAATTTATCCGGCTGCTGACTTCTCCTTGATCGCTACAGCATCCACCACTAACGGTTTTGGCTTT GTGTTCCAGAAAGGTTCACCCATGGCTGGAGAGATGTCGATTGAGATAACAAAGATGCGAGAAGAGGGGACATTGAAAGCATTAGAGGATAAATGGTTAAATCGTGAATCTGCAGTGACGTTAAAGGATTTTTCTTCCCCTTCACCAAAAATCTTGAATCTTTACGGGCTTCGAGGCCTTTTTCTTATAAGCGGTGTATCAATGGCGCTAGCGCTTTTGGTTTCGACGGTTGGTCCTGTTAGTAAAAAATGGAATATCAAAAATAAGATGAAGATACTAAGGTGTATCTTAATAAGATCTCCCGAAATACACGCAGACAGTGACGTGGAATCAAcagtttga